A stretch of the Streptomyces sp. NBC_00654 genome encodes the following:
- a CDS encoding PLP-dependent aminotransferase family protein: MMSSGTNSSVGTGSHGDREAGDGPPACGSGAWELLLPAAAAPARQRGRALRSALREAIRSGRLAAGTRLPSSRELAAELGVSRGLVTEAYEQLVAESYLRSGRGAGTWVSGGVRPARHSARDLAPRAPGVRVDFRPGTPDLSLFPRAAWAATQRAVIGRLPHSALGYPDPRGLPELREALAALLIRRRGVVADPERLVVCSGVAQAATLLGFVLRGQGLPAVGVEDPGSPEHASLFASTGLGVVPLPLDDEGLAVGPLLASGVRAVVTTPAHQFPTGIGYSADRRSRLLAWARACDGVIMEDDYDGDFRYDRAPVGALQGLDPEHVAYTGSVSKSLVPGLRLGWLIAPASMADAIVERKRTMDLGNPAIDQAVLADFITRGGYDRQLRRCRRAYRERRDALVGALREHFPGVVISGIAAGLHIIARLPERYGPEGRFLDRAAGAGIALRPLDDYGTVGGPDGEDGAVRLVLGYAHLTPADIARGVGLLARARVTDQR; encoded by the coding sequence ATGATGTCTTCGGGGACCAATTCGTCTGTCGGCACGGGGAGTCATGGTGATCGGGAGGCCGGCGACGGCCCGCCCGCCTGCGGCTCCGGAGCCTGGGAACTGCTGCTCCCCGCGGCCGCCGCTCCGGCACGGCAGCGGGGCCGTGCGCTGCGGTCGGCGCTGCGTGAGGCGATCCGCTCGGGCCGTCTCGCGGCGGGGACCAGGCTGCCTTCCAGCCGTGAGCTGGCCGCCGAACTCGGGGTGTCGCGCGGCCTGGTCACCGAGGCGTACGAACAGCTCGTGGCGGAGAGCTATCTGCGCAGCGGGCGGGGCGCGGGGACCTGGGTCAGCGGCGGAGTCCGGCCGGCGCGGCACAGCGCGCGCGATCTGGCGCCGCGTGCGCCCGGTGTGCGGGTGGACTTCCGGCCCGGCACCCCTGACCTCTCGCTCTTCCCGCGTGCGGCATGGGCCGCCACCCAGCGCGCGGTCATCGGCAGACTGCCGCACAGCGCCCTGGGCTACCCCGATCCACGCGGCCTGCCGGAGCTGCGCGAGGCCCTGGCCGCGCTGCTGATCCGGCGGCGCGGAGTGGTCGCCGACCCCGAACGGCTGGTCGTCTGTTCCGGCGTCGCGCAGGCGGCCACCCTGCTGGGGTTCGTACTGCGCGGACAGGGGCTGCCGGCCGTGGGCGTCGAGGACCCGGGGAGTCCCGAGCACGCGTCGCTGTTCGCCTCGACCGGGCTGGGGGTCGTTCCGCTGCCTCTGGACGACGAGGGCCTGGCGGTGGGTCCGCTGCTGGCTTCCGGAGTCCGTGCGGTCGTCACCACGCCCGCCCACCAGTTCCCCACCGGAATCGGCTACTCGGCCGATCGCCGCAGCCGGCTGCTCGCATGGGCCCGTGCCTGCGACGGGGTGATCATGGAGGACGACTACGACGGAGACTTCCGGTACGACAGGGCACCCGTCGGCGCGTTGCAGGGGCTGGACCCCGAACACGTGGCGTACACCGGCTCGGTGAGCAAATCGCTGGTTCCCGGGCTGCGCCTGGGGTGGCTGATCGCTCCCGCGTCCATGGCCGACGCGATCGTCGAGCGCAAGCGCACGATGGATCTGGGCAACCCCGCGATCGACCAGGCGGTACTGGCCGACTTCATCACGCGAGGCGGCTACGACCGGCAGCTGCGACGCTGCCGACGCGCCTACCGGGAGCGCCGCGACGCCCTGGTGGGCGCGCTGCGCGAGCACTTCCCCGGCGTCGTGATCAGTGGCATAGCGGCAGGCCTGCACATCATCGCGCGGCTGCCCGAACGGTACGGCCCCGAAGGCCGGTTCCTGGACCGGGCGGCCGGTGCGGGCATCGCGCTGCGTCCGCTGGACGACTACGGCACGGTGGGCGGCCCGGACGGCGAGGACGGCGCCGTGCGCCTCGTACTCGGCTATGCCCATCTGACTCCGGCCGATATCGCGCGCGGAGTGGGGCTGTTGGCGCGGGCGCGGGTGACGGATCAGCGGTGA
- a CDS encoding alkaline phosphatase, with amino-acid sequence MSHRPRVHTPGRRTVLRGSLLASAAVTLPAAVGAAPAFALSGRPEAAWGVQAGDVTSSSALVWVRSDRPARMLVETSATESFRRARRWHGPLVGPGTDFTGTTPLYGLPAGEQVHYRVTLSDPHDPRRTGRPVYGTFRTAPARRRDGVRFLWSGDIAGQGWGINPDIGGYRVYDEMRRLDPDFFLCSGDNIYADGVIEPSVTLPDGRIWRNVTTEEKAKVAETLDEYRGNFRYNLLDENLRRFNSQVPSVIQWDDHEVRNNWYPGQILDDARYTEKNVDILAARSMRAFREYFPVSTPRGPSHAGQVHRVVRHGPLLDVFVLDMRSFRNANSPGRQPDDTTGILGAEQLRRLKHELSRSRAVWKVIAADMPLGLVVTDGATDFEAVAQGDPGVPLGRELQIAELLRFIKHRRITGTVWLTADVHYTSAQHYAPERAAFKDFAPFWEFVSGPLAAGGFPANALDGTFGPERVFLRAPDRANVSPMESPQFFGEVEIDGDSGELTVRLRAQGGSVLFGKVLQPGLTGQ; translated from the coding sequence ATGTCGCACCGTCCTCGTGTACACACTCCCGGCCGTCGGACCGTGCTGCGCGGTTCGCTCCTCGCCTCGGCGGCCGTCACGCTGCCCGCCGCCGTCGGGGCGGCGCCCGCCTTCGCGCTCTCGGGGCGGCCCGAGGCCGCCTGGGGTGTCCAGGCCGGCGATGTGACGTCCTCGTCCGCACTCGTGTGGGTACGGTCGGACCGGCCCGCGCGCATGCTGGTGGAGACCTCGGCCACCGAATCGTTCCGCCGGGCCCGGCGTTGGCACGGGCCGCTGGTCGGGCCGGGTACGGACTTCACGGGTACGACGCCGCTGTACGGCCTGCCCGCGGGTGAGCAGGTGCACTACCGCGTCACGCTCTCGGACCCGCACGACCCGCGCCGCACGGGCAGGCCGGTGTACGGAACGTTCCGTACCGCGCCCGCCCGGCGCCGTGACGGCGTGCGCTTCCTGTGGTCCGGGGACATCGCGGGGCAGGGGTGGGGCATCAACCCGGACATCGGCGGCTATCGCGTGTACGACGAGATGCGCCGGCTCGATCCGGACTTCTTCCTGTGCAGCGGCGACAACATCTACGCGGACGGGGTGATCGAGCCCAGCGTGACGCTGCCCGACGGGCGGATCTGGCGCAACGTCACCACCGAGGAGAAGGCGAAGGTCGCCGAGACCCTCGACGAGTACCGCGGCAACTTCCGTTACAACCTCCTTGACGAGAACCTCCGGCGGTTCAACTCCCAGGTACCCTCCGTCATCCAGTGGGACGACCACGAGGTGCGCAACAACTGGTACCCCGGTCAGATCCTGGACGACGCCCGCTACACCGAGAAGAACGTGGACATCCTCGCGGCGCGCTCGATGCGCGCGTTCCGTGAGTACTTCCCCGTGTCCACGCCGCGCGGTCCGTCGCACGCGGGGCAGGTGCATCGCGTCGTGCGGCACGGACCGCTGCTCGATGTGTTCGTCCTCGACATGCGTTCGTTCCGCAACGCCAACTCGCCCGGCCGGCAGCCCGACGACACGACCGGCATCCTCGGGGCCGAGCAGCTGCGCCGGCTCAAGCACGAGCTGTCGCGCTCGCGCGCGGTGTGGAAGGTGATCGCGGCGGACATGCCGCTCGGCCTCGTCGTCACCGACGGCGCGACGGACTTCGAGGCGGTGGCGCAGGGCGACCCCGGCGTACCGCTCGGCCGGGAACTGCAGATCGCCGAGCTGCTCCGGTTCATCAAGCACCGGCGGATCACCGGCACGGTCTGGCTGACCGCCGATGTGCACTACACCTCGGCACAGCACTACGCCCCCGAGCGGGCGGCCTTCAAGGACTTCGCCCCGTTCTGGGAGTTCGTGTCGGGACCACTGGCGGCCGGCGGATTCCCCGCCAACGCGCTCGACGGCACCTTCGGCCCCGAGCGGGTCTTCCTCCGGGCACCGGACAGGGCGAACGTGTCGCCGATGGAGTCACCGCAGTTCTTCGGCGAGGTCGAGATCGACGGCGACAGCGGGGAACTGACGGTTCGGCTGCGGGCGCAGGGCGGCTCCGTCCTGTTCGGCAAGGTCCTCCAGCCGGGTCTGACAGGGCAGTGA
- a CDS encoding SWIM zinc finger family protein produces the protein MTRSVQALAYARHSALESSPTGALLGLETSGGLTPRGAEAHPRFFAGFLSSPRIAARGLLAVADVASARYYQRSPAASLDPVVTGNGDRLRFESFSGCCGVYARLDVLQEGLEGERTGHGTTNVDVNNPLREALSRITADDPLHLRVGPEEMTVTTLDGPVVEKKVPLPDRWLRGFAEAQVASAAFDLRAELPAAEAVRFLRSLPRSSGNASRGARWVIATGTGLRPTTRPVPGAVCLPGPERLVALQRVLRHATALRVYGPVADGVAAASAWEVVLPGMRLTLTLSPEASRGFSGEGGVLEALATDDAAADAELVSVLLAWEPRIEPADLAEQSGLTVARVRAALTRLGTAGRVGYDLADAAYFHRELPYDADRAERHNPRLVDARRLAGSGAVTLDGDLASVASGERRYRVREHEGVLSCTCQWWADYRGRRGPCKHALAVRMVRRGATVSGGAR, from the coding sequence ATGACCCGATCCGTTCAGGCCCTGGCCTACGCACGCCACTCCGCCCTGGAGTCCTCGCCCACCGGAGCCCTGCTGGGGCTGGAAACCTCGGGCGGTCTCACCCCGCGCGGCGCCGAGGCCCATCCCCGGTTCTTCGCCGGTTTCCTCTCCTCGCCGCGCATCGCCGCGCGAGGCCTGCTGGCCGTGGCCGACGTGGCCTCCGCCCGCTACTACCAGCGTTCGCCGGCCGCGTCCCTCGACCCGGTCGTGACGGGGAACGGGGACCGGCTGCGCTTCGAGTCGTTCTCCGGATGCTGCGGGGTGTACGCGCGACTCGACGTGCTGCAGGAGGGCCTCGAAGGGGAGCGGACAGGTCACGGCACGACGAATGTCGATGTCAACAACCCTTTGCGGGAGGCTCTTTCGCGGATAACGGCGGATGACCCGCTGCATCTGCGGGTCGGCCCCGAGGAGATGACGGTCACCACGCTGGACGGGCCGGTGGTGGAGAAGAAGGTTCCGCTGCCGGACCGGTGGCTGCGCGGCTTCGCCGAGGCGCAGGTGGCCTCGGCCGCCTTCGATCTGCGGGCCGAGCTGCCCGCGGCCGAGGCCGTCAGATTCCTCCGTTCCCTGCCCCGCTCCTCGGGAAATGCCTCACGCGGCGCCCGGTGGGTGATCGCCACAGGGACAGGTCTGCGGCCGACGACCCGGCCGGTTCCGGGTGCGGTGTGCCTGCCGGGCCCCGAGCGGCTCGTGGCTCTTCAGCGGGTGCTGCGTCACGCGACGGCTCTGCGGGTGTACGGGCCGGTGGCCGACGGCGTGGCCGCGGCGAGCGCCTGGGAGGTCGTCCTGCCGGGGATGCGTCTCACGCTGACCCTGTCGCCCGAGGCCTCGCGCGGGTTCTCCGGTGAGGGCGGGGTCCTCGAAGCTCTGGCCACCGACGACGCCGCGGCCGACGCCGAGCTGGTCTCGGTGCTGCTGGCCTGGGAGCCCCGGATCGAGCCGGCCGACCTCGCCGAGCAGTCCGGTCTGACGGTCGCGCGGGTACGGGCCGCGCTCACCCGGCTCGGAACCGCGGGCCGGGTGGGCTACGACCTGGCGGACGCCGCGTACTTCCACCGCGAGCTGCCCTACGACGCGGACCGGGCCGAGCGGCACAATCCACGGCTCGTCGACGCCCGGCGGCTCGCCGGTTCGGGCGCGGTGACCCTGGACGGTGACCTGGCTTCCGTCGCCTCGGGCGAGCGAAGGTACCGGGTGCGGGAGCACGAAGGGGTGCTGAGCTGCACCTGCCAGTGGTGGGCGGACTACCGGGGACGCCGGGGCCCGTGCAAACACGCGCTGGCCGTCCGGATGGTCCGCCGCGGCGCAACGGTCTCCGGCGGTGCGCGATGA